The genomic window CCCTCGTATCTTTTAGGAGAAGTAAATGACTAAAGAAAATATTAAACTTTTTTCAGAAACGCACGCTGAACCAAGCTGGTTGTCAGACCTCCGTCAAAAAGCTTTTGATAAGATTGAGAGTTTGGAATTACCAGTTATCGAGCGTGTCAAATTTCACCGTTGGAATCTGGGGGATGGAACCATCACAGAAAGTGAGCCTTCAGCAAATGTTCCTGACTTCACGGCTCTAGATAATCACTTGAAGTTGGTGCAAGTAGGAACGCAGACTGTTTTTGAGCAAACTCCAGTTGAGTTAGCTGAACAAGGAGTAGTCTTTACAGACTTTCACTCAGCTTTAGAAGAAATTCCAGAACTTATCGAGGAATTCTTCATGTCATCAGTTAAGTATGATGACGACAAGTTGGCAGCCTACCATACAGCTTATTTCAACAGTGGTGCTGTTCTCTACATTCCTGATAACGTAGAAATCTCAGAGCCAATCGAAGGTATTTTCTACCAAGACAGCGATAGTGATGTGCCATTTAACAAGCATATCCTTATCATTGCTGGTAAAAACAGTAAGATAAGCTATCTTGAACGTCTAGAGTCACGTGGTGGAGGTAGTGCAAAAGCAACTGCCAATATCACAGTTGAAGTGATTGCACGTTCAGGTGCGCAAGTGAAGTTTGCGGCTATTGACCGTTTAGGTGAAAATGTTACTGCCTATATTAGTCGTCGTGGTAAATTAGGTAACGATGCAAGTATTGACTGGGCGATTGGTGTCATGAACGAAGGAAACGTTGTTGCGGATTTTGATAGCGACTTGATTGGTAACGGTAGCCATGCTGACCTGAAAGTCGTAGCTCTTTCAAGTGGTCGTCAGGTGCAAGGGATTGACACTCGTGTAACCAACTATGGTTGCAACTCTATCGGAAATATCCTCCAACATGGGGTTATTCTTGAAAAAGCAACTTTAACTTTCAACGGTATTGGACACATTATCAAAGGTGCCAAGGGAGCCGATGCGCAACAAGAGAGTCGTGTTCTTATGCTTTCGGACCAAGCACGTTCAGATGCCAACCCAATTCTTTTGATTGATGAAAATGACGTAACTGCAGGTCACGCGGCTTCTATCGGTCAGGTGGATCCAGAAGATATGTACTATCTCATGAGCCGTGGTTTGGATAAGGCAACTGCAGAACGCTTGGTTGTTCGTGGTTTCCTTGGATCTGTTATTGTTGAGATACCAGTTAAGGAAGTTCGTGACGAAATGATTGCAACGATCGAAGAAAAATTGTCAAAACGCTAAGGGGAAGCCTATGTTAGATGTAGAAGCGATTCGCAAGGATTTTCCAATTTTAGACCAGATTGTCAACGATGAACCTCTGGTCTATCTGGACAATGCTGCGACGACA from Streptococcus oralis includes these protein-coding regions:
- the sufD gene encoding Fe-S cluster assembly protein SufD, which codes for MTKENIKLFSETHAEPSWLSDLRQKAFDKIESLELPVIERVKFHRWNLGDGTITESEPSANVPDFTALDNHLKLVQVGTQTVFEQTPVELAEQGVVFTDFHSALEEIPELIEEFFMSSVKYDDDKLAAYHTAYFNSGAVLYIPDNVEISEPIEGIFYQDSDSDVPFNKHILIIAGKNSKISYLERLESRGGGSAKATANITVEVIARSGAQVKFAAIDRLGENVTAYISRRGKLGNDASIDWAIGVMNEGNVVADFDSDLIGNGSHADLKVVALSSGRQVQGIDTRVTNYGCNSIGNILQHGVILEKATLTFNGIGHIIKGAKGADAQQESRVLMLSDQARSDANPILLIDENDVTAGHAASIGQVDPEDMYYLMSRGLDKATAERLVVRGFLGSVIVEIPVKEVRDEMIATIEEKLSKR